The following are encoded together in the Gadus chalcogrammus isolate NIFS_2021 chromosome 2, NIFS_Gcha_1.0, whole genome shotgun sequence genome:
- the LOC130397346 gene encoding E3 SUMO-protein ligase ZBED1-like isoform X1: MEPYISLTLHFIDSEFCLNVRCLQTAFMPEDHTGLNIALGLRESLAEWGLPEGKLVCITTDNAANIKLAVEVNGWLRLQCFGHRLHLAIENAMKDPRISRAMGVCKKLVSSFSYSWKKKRELQLVQKQLNLPEHSLKTECPTRWGSRQAMIERVLEQQKAIAQVLSNDRKLRHLTLSWQDVDVLEAVNKSLSPLVVFTDALSGERYVSVSFVKPTLHLFNNSILKDQEDDTPLAKTIKHNILTYLNDKYSDRTTQELHDVASALDPRFKLKYVDEDVRGSIVDRLKVEMRDVMNAMEKAPHETAALPADAEDAGAGKKRKKDLASFFKVTADKVAGPPPQQDQAIASEIQSYFHTETLDPEEDPLTWWSNPVSSKLRSQRTIRHSQLRLS; encoded by the exons ATGGAGCCATACATCAGCCTGACCCTGCACTTCATCGACTCAGAATTCTGTCTGAACGTAAGATGTCTCCAAACTGCGTTCATGCCCGAAGACCACACTGGACTGAACATCGCCCTTGGACTGAGGGAGTCTCTGGCGGAATGGGGATTACCAGAGGGAAAGCTTGTCTGCATCACCACGGACAATGCCGCTAACATAAAGCTTGCGGTTGAGGTCAACGGATGGTTGAGGCTCCAATGTTTCGGGCACAGACTCCACCTGGCCATAG agAACGCAATGAAGGATCCAAGGATCAGCCGTGCAATGGGGGTCTGCAAGAAACTGGTCAGCAGTTTCTCCTACAGCtggaaaaaaaagagggagCTTCAACTGGTGCAGAAGCAGTTGAATCTGCCTGAACACTCCCTGAAGACAGAATGTCCAACCCGATGGGGGTCCAGGCAGGCCATGATTGAGAGGGTCCTTGAGCAGCAGAAGGCCATTGCTCAGGTCCTTTCCAATGACAGGAAACTCAGACATCTCACACTCTCTTGGCAGGACGTGGATGTTCTAGAAGCTGTTAATAAGTCGCTAAGCCCTCTGGTTGTGTTCACGGATGCACTTTCAGGAGAGAGATATGTTAGTGTGTCTTTTGTGAAACCAACCCTTCACCTCTTCAACAATTCGATCTTAAAAGACCAGGAGGATGACACACCACTTGcaaaaacaatcaaacacaacATACTGACATATCTTAATGACAAATACAGTGACCGAACAACCCAAGAGCTACATGATGTGGCCTCTGCCCTGGACCCAAGATTCAAGCTAAAGTACGTTGACGAAGACGTCCGTGGATCCATTGTTGATAGACTGAAAGTGGAGATGAGGGATGTGATGAATGccatg GAGAAAGCCCCGCATGAAACGGCTGCTTTGCCTGCTGATGCAGAGGATGCTGGTGCAGgtaagaagaggaagaaggaccTGGCCAGCTTCTTCAAGGTCACTGCAGATAAGGTTGCAGGGCCTCCTCCACAACAGGACCAAGCCATTGCTTCAGAGATCCAGTCTTATTTCCACACTGAGACACTAGATCCTGAGGAGGACCCTCTGACATGGTGgagcaaccctgtctcgtcaaaattacgttcccagagaactattcggcattctcaattacgtttgtcataa
- the LOC130397626 gene encoding galectin-2-like, protein MELNNICLSAGDHLTFKGLILPDAQRFQFDLGSSSNDLAFHFNPRFHDDDDGAVLICNSKCDGCWGDEKRESHNPLKQGEEVKIVLKFTGDMFKVELPGGQTVEFPNREGASFISYVSVKGDLQISSFKIKNYGY, encoded by the exons ATGGAGCTCAATAACATTTGTCTCAGCGCCGGAGATCACCTGACCTTCAAAGGGTTGATTCTGCCCGATGCTCAAAG GTTCCAGTTTGACCTCGGCAGTAGCAGCAATGACTTGGCGTTCCATTTCAACCCTCGTTTCCATGACGACGATGATGGAGCCGTGCTCATTTGCAACTCCAAGTGTGATGGTTGCTGGGGCGATGAGAAGCGGGAAAGTCATAATCCTCTAAAGCAAGGCGAGGAGGTCAAG ATTGTGTTGAAGTTTACGGGAGACATGTTTAAGGTGGAACTTCCTGGTGGACAGACAGTTGAGTTCCCAAATCGCGAAGGAGCCAGCTTCATCAGCTATGTCAGCGTGAAAGGAGACCTGCAGATCTCTTCCTTTAAAATCAAGAACTATGGCTACTAA
- the LOC130397346 gene encoding E3 SUMO-protein ligase ZBED1-like isoform X2 — MPEDHTGLNIALGLRESLAEWGLPEGKLVCITTDNAANIKLAVEVNGWLRLQCFGHRLHLAIENAMKDPRISRAMGVCKKLVSSFSYSWKKKRELQLVQKQLNLPEHSLKTECPTRWGSRQAMIERVLEQQKAIAQVLSNDRKLRHLTLSWQDVDVLEAVNKSLSPLVVFTDALSGERYVSVSFVKPTLHLFNNSILKDQEDDTPLAKTIKHNILTYLNDKYSDRTTQELHDVASALDPRFKLKYVDEDVRGSIVDRLKVEMRDVMNAMEKAPHETAALPADAEDAGAGKKRKKDLASFFKVTADKVAGPPPQQDQAIASEIQSYFHTETLDPEEDPLTWWSNPVSSKLRSQRTIRHSQLRLS; from the exons ATGCCCGAAGACCACACTGGACTGAACATCGCCCTTGGACTGAGGGAGTCTCTGGCGGAATGGGGATTACCAGAGGGAAAGCTTGTCTGCATCACCACGGACAATGCCGCTAACATAAAGCTTGCGGTTGAGGTCAACGGATGGTTGAGGCTCCAATGTTTCGGGCACAGACTCCACCTGGCCATAG agAACGCAATGAAGGATCCAAGGATCAGCCGTGCAATGGGGGTCTGCAAGAAACTGGTCAGCAGTTTCTCCTACAGCtggaaaaaaaagagggagCTTCAACTGGTGCAGAAGCAGTTGAATCTGCCTGAACACTCCCTGAAGACAGAATGTCCAACCCGATGGGGGTCCAGGCAGGCCATGATTGAGAGGGTCCTTGAGCAGCAGAAGGCCATTGCTCAGGTCCTTTCCAATGACAGGAAACTCAGACATCTCACACTCTCTTGGCAGGACGTGGATGTTCTAGAAGCTGTTAATAAGTCGCTAAGCCCTCTGGTTGTGTTCACGGATGCACTTTCAGGAGAGAGATATGTTAGTGTGTCTTTTGTGAAACCAACCCTTCACCTCTTCAACAATTCGATCTTAAAAGACCAGGAGGATGACACACCACTTGcaaaaacaatcaaacacaacATACTGACATATCTTAATGACAAATACAGTGACCGAACAACCCAAGAGCTACATGATGTGGCCTCTGCCCTGGACCCAAGATTCAAGCTAAAGTACGTTGACGAAGACGTCCGTGGATCCATTGTTGATAGACTGAAAGTGGAGATGAGGGATGTGATGAATGccatg GAGAAAGCCCCGCATGAAACGGCTGCTTTGCCTGCTGATGCAGAGGATGCTGGTGCAGgtaagaagaggaagaaggaccTGGCCAGCTTCTTCAAGGTCACTGCAGATAAGGTTGCAGGGCCTCCTCCACAACAGGACCAAGCCATTGCTTCAGAGATCCAGTCTTATTTCCACACTGAGACACTAGATCCTGAGGAGGACCCTCTGACATGGTGgagcaaccctgtctcgtcaaaattacgttcccagagaactattcggcattctcaattacgtttgtcataa
- the LOC130397346 gene encoding E3 SUMO-protein ligase ZBED1-like isoform X3: MEPYISLTLHFIDSEFCLNVRCLQTAFMPEDHTGLNIALGLRESLAEWGLPEGKLVCITTDNAANIKLAVEVNGWLRLQCFGHRLHLAIENAMKDPRISRAMGVCKKLVSSFSYSWKKKRELQLVQKQLNLPEHSLKTECPTRWGSRQAMIERVLEQQKAIAQVLSNDRKLRHLTLSWQDVDVLEAVNKSLSPLVVFTDALSGERYVSVSFVKPTLHLFNNSILKDQEDDTPLAKTIKHNILTYLNDKYSDRTTQELHDVASALDPRFKLKYVDEDVRGSIVDRLKVEMRDVMNAMEKAPHETAALPADAEDAGADC, from the exons ATGGAGCCATACATCAGCCTGACCCTGCACTTCATCGACTCAGAATTCTGTCTGAACGTAAGATGTCTCCAAACTGCGTTCATGCCCGAAGACCACACTGGACTGAACATCGCCCTTGGACTGAGGGAGTCTCTGGCGGAATGGGGATTACCAGAGGGAAAGCTTGTCTGCATCACCACGGACAATGCCGCTAACATAAAGCTTGCGGTTGAGGTCAACGGATGGTTGAGGCTCCAATGTTTCGGGCACAGACTCCACCTGGCCATAG agAACGCAATGAAGGATCCAAGGATCAGCCGTGCAATGGGGGTCTGCAAGAAACTGGTCAGCAGTTTCTCCTACAGCtggaaaaaaaagagggagCTTCAACTGGTGCAGAAGCAGTTGAATCTGCCTGAACACTCCCTGAAGACAGAATGTCCAACCCGATGGGGGTCCAGGCAGGCCATGATTGAGAGGGTCCTTGAGCAGCAGAAGGCCATTGCTCAGGTCCTTTCCAATGACAGGAAACTCAGACATCTCACACTCTCTTGGCAGGACGTGGATGTTCTAGAAGCTGTTAATAAGTCGCTAAGCCCTCTGGTTGTGTTCACGGATGCACTTTCAGGAGAGAGATATGTTAGTGTGTCTTTTGTGAAACCAACCCTTCACCTCTTCAACAATTCGATCTTAAAAGACCAGGAGGATGACACACCACTTGcaaaaacaatcaaacacaacATACTGACATATCTTAATGACAAATACAGTGACCGAACAACCCAAGAGCTACATGATGTGGCCTCTGCCCTGGACCCAAGATTCAAGCTAAAGTACGTTGACGAAGACGTCCGTGGATCCATTGTTGATAGACTGAAAGTGGAGATGAGGGATGTGATGAATGccatg GAGAAAGCCCCGCATGAAACGGCTGCTTTGCCTGCTGATGCAGAGGATGCTGGTGCAG ACTGCTGA